CCCTGCTCCGCCATCTTCATGAGGATGTCACGGCCGATGTGCTCCTCCTTGTCGTGCTTGTCGGCAAGGGGCCGAAGCTCGCGGTCCGCGAACTCCTTGGCCATCTGGCGGAGCATCTGCTGTTCTTCGGTGAAATTGAAATCCATGGTTTTCTCCTCAAAAGCGCGCTGCTCGCGCCGTTACCGATCCACGAACTTGGGCTGAGTCTTGGTGATGAAGGCCTTCACGCCGATCTGCTTGTCCTCGGTCTCGCAAACCGCGCCGAACTTCTCGTTCTCGAGCTTGACGGCCTCCTTGATGGGCTTGTTCTGGCCGCCGTGGAGGGCCTCCATCATGTACTGGATGGCGAGGCGGCCCTTGGTGGCGATCTTCTTGGCCAGCGCCACGGCCTGAGCGACCTCGTCGCCCGCCGGCACGACCTTCTGGACCAGGCCGACGCGCAGGGCCTGCTGGGCCGTGTACATGTCGCCGGTCAAGAGCCACTCGGTGGCGTTGCCGTAGCCGATGATGCGGGGCAGGCGCTGGGAGCCGCCGAAGCCCGGGATGATGCCCAGGTTGATCTCGGGCTGGCCGAAGCGGGCCTTGTCCGAGGCGATGCGGATGTGGCAGGCCATGGCGAGCTCGCAGCCGCCGCCCAGGCAGAAGCCGTTGACCGCGACGATGATGGGCTTCTTGAGGGCCTCGATCCGGTTGAAGACCTCGTTGGCCGCCGCCACCATCTGCTTGGCCTCGGGGCCGCTCTTGATCTCGGCGATCTCCTTGATGTCGGCGCCCGCGACGAAGGCCATCTGGCCGGCGCCGGTGAGCACGATCGCCTTGGTCGTGTTGTCGGCTTCGAGCTCGAGGAGGACCTCGTGCAGCTCGAAGATGACGGCCGAGTTGAGGGCGTTGGCGGGCGGGTTGTCGATGGTGACGACCGCCACGGCCTCGTCCTGCTGCACCTTGATGAAGGTGCGGGTCTTCTGACCCTCCTCTACGGCCTCGTGGGCGTGGAAGCCCTGGCCGGACTTGGCGCCGAGCTTGCCCTCGGCGACCATCTTCTCGAGCAAGGGGGCGGGCTTGAAGCGATCGCCCAGCTCGGTCTGGTAGAACTTGAGGCGCTCGACCACCGTGTCGAGGCCCATCATGTCGGCGAGCATCAGGGGGCCGCGGCCCATGCCGGTGCCCATCTGCATGGCGGGATCCACGTCCTCGGCGGCGGCCACGCCGTCCTCGATCAGGATCGCGGCCTCGTTGATCATCGGCAGGATGAAGCGATCGACTTCGAAGGGTACCTTGGCCTTGCCGTTCTTGGCGATGATCGCGTCGATCTTGCCGGGCACGGGGTTGGTGGCCTCGTCGTTGTACGAGTAGAAGCCGGCGCCCTTCTTCTGGCCCCAGCGGCCCTCGGCGACCATCCAGTCGAGCAGCTCGGTGGGCTGGAAGCGATTGCCGAAGGCGTCGTGCAGGGTGTGGACGACCTCGTTGCAGACCTCGACGCCCAGCATGTCGGCCAGGGTGAAGGGGCCCATGGGGAAGCCCTTGGTGGGCACCACCATGTCGATCTGCTCGGCGGTGGCGGCACCCTCCTGGAGGGCGGTCACGGCCTCGTTGAAGCTCGCGAGCAACAGGCGGTTGACCAGGAAGCCCGCGCCGTCCTTGACCAGGACGGGGTGCTTGCGGATGTCCTTGCAGAAGGCCAAGAGCGTCGCCATGGTCTCGTCGGTGCTCTCCTTGCCCGCGATGACCTCGACCAGCTTCATGACCGGGGCCGGGTTGAAGAAGTGCAGGCCCGCGACCTTGCCGGGACGCGAGGTGACGCTACCCAGCTCGCTCACCGAGAGGGCCGAGGTGTTGGAGGCGAGAATGGCGTGCTTGGGGGTGACCTTGTCCAACTCGGCGAAGACGGCCTTCTTGATGTCCATCTTCTCGGTGACCGCCTCGATGACGAGATCCACGTCATCGAAGCCGTCCCAGGTGGTCGTGCCCGAGACGAGGGCCATCTTCTGCTCCATCTCGGAGGCGGACATCTTGCCCTTCTTGACGCGGCCCTCGTAGACCTTGCGGGCGGCCGCGAGGCCCTTGTCCACCGCGTCCTGGTTGATGTCCTTGATGATCACCGGCAAGCCCGCGTTCGAGACGACCTGGGCGATGCCGCCGCCCATGGCCCCACCGCCGACGACCCCCACCTTGAAGATGGGAAGCGGCTTGGCGTTCAGGGCGGACTTGATCTGGGATTCGACTGCCATCTCTCTCTCCTTACTAAGCGTTGGGATTCTCGAGGACCATGGCGATGCCCTGGCCGCCGCCGATGCAGAGGCTCGCGACGCCGTACTTGGCGCCACGGCGCTGCAGCTCGCGGCTCAGGGTCAAGGCCAGACGCGCGCCCGAAGCACCGACCGGGTGGCCGAGGGCGATCGCGCCGCCGTTGGGGTTGAGCTTGTCCATGTCCAGCTCGAGCTTCTTGGCGACCGAGAGGACCTGGGCGGCGAAGGCCTCGTTGACCTCGATCACGTCCATCTGGTCGAGGGTGAGACCGGCCTTGGCGAGGGCCTTGGGGATGGCGTAGGCGGGCCCCATGCCCATGCGCTCGGGCTCGAGGCCGACGTTGACGTACGAGCGGATGATGGCCATGGGCTTGTAGCCGAGGGCCTGGGCCTTGTCTTCGGTCATCATCAGGAGGGCGACCGCGCCGTCGTTGGTGCCGCAGGCGTTACCCGGGGTGACCGAGCCGCCCTTCTTGAAGATGGTCGGATACATGGAGAGCATCTGGAGCGACAGGGCGGGGTTGGGCCCCTCGTCGGTCGAGACGGGCTCGGGGGCCACGTCCTTGCCGCCGGCCTTCTTGGGGACGTTGACCGTCATGATCTCCTCGGCGAAGTTGCCCGAACGCGCGGCGCGGAAGGCCTTCTTGTGGGAGTTGACGGCGTACTGGTCCTGCTCTTCGCGGGTGAGGCCGAACTCTTCGACCAGGTTCTCGGCGGTCTGACCCATCAGGAGGTTGCAGACCGGGTCGGTGAGGCCCTCCCACATGGAGTCGATGAACTCGGCGTGGCGGATGCGCTTGCCGAAGCGCATGTCGCGGCTGATGTAGGGGTACGAGCTCATGGACTCGATGCCGCCGACCGCGAGGACCTCGGCGTCCCCCGCCTGGATCTCCTGGAAGCCGTTGATGATCGCCTGCATGCCCGAGCCGCAGTTGCGGTGGACGGTGTAGGCGGGCTTGTCGAGGGGGATGCCGGCCTTGAGGGCCACGACGCGGGCGAGGTTGGGGGCTTCGGAGCCCTGGCCGCACGAGCCCATGATCACCTGATCGATGGCATCGGCCGCCTGCGGGTTGCGCGCGAGCAGCTCCGCCAGCACGATGCGCCCCAGCTCGGGCGCGTTGAGGTCCTTGAGGGCCCCGCCGAAGTTGCCGAAGGGCGTGCGGATCCCGTCCACCAAGACGACTTGTTTCATGACCTAGGAACCCTTTCTGTGCGTGCGGAAACCGGAAGCGCCGTCGCTCCCGGACTCGAGGGGCGCGGCGCCTTGGCCGCTTCCGAAGGTGAGGATCATCTGATCCCCCATCAATTGCATCCGCTCCCGGCTGAACTCCTCTTCGAAGCCCAACAGCGAGGCGAGGTTGAGGGTGAAGCCGACCGAGATGAGCTGCCAGGCGGCCGCCGTCACGTCCAGATCGGCCGCGAGCAGCCGTGCTGCGCGCCCCGCGTCCAGGACCTTCATCAGGAAGTCGGCGTACGAGGCGAAGTGACGACGCAGGGCCGCGCGGATCTCGTCGTCCTCGACCTCGGAGAGGGCCTGGAACTGGATCTTGAGGGTGTCGGGGCGCTTGAGGACGATCTCGTACTGGCTGGTGCCGATCCGGCGCAAGAGGGTGAGGGGATCGGGGGCGTCCGAGGCGAGCTCCTGCCAGTGGCGCAGGGTGCTGTCGCCGACCCGGTCCAGGATGGTGAGGAAGAGCTGCTTCTTGCTGGTGAAGTGCTTGTAGACCGTCGGCTCGGAGATGCCCGCCTCTTTGGCGATCTCGGCCATCCCGGCGACCCGATAGTTGGATCGGGCGAAGACCGCGGTGGCGCAGCGCAGGATCTGCGCCCGGCGCTCCTCGGCCGTCAAGCGTTCGCGGGTGTCAGCGGCCATGGTCCTCCCCATTCGTTAGTGAGTAATCACTAACCATTATAGAAGGGGGGTGGGAGCTGTCAAGACGGTGTTCAGTCAGCCCCCGGGAGAGGTTTTCGCGCGAAGGGCGCAAGTGGCCTCCAATCCTTCACGATAGCTTCACATGAGGCACGATTGTTTGTTATGATTTATGATGAAGAGGTTGTTACGCGCCCTCCTAATCCGTCCTCGCCCGCAACGCCGCACAAGAGTGCCCAACAAAACCAGGCATTCGTCGTGTTTGGCCGCCACAGGTGGCCTGATGGAACCGTTTTGTTAGACACTCAAAGGAGCCCCGCATGACCGCTGAAGTCTACTTCGCCCAGCGCCGAGCGACCGGCGGAGGCGGCCTCATGGACAAGATCGAGCAGCTTCTCGACGCGGCGGGCCTCGCCCAGATCGTCGCCAGCGGCGATCGCGTCGCGGTCAAGACCCACTTCGGCGAGCCGGGCAACACCACCCACATCCGCCCCGAGATCCTGCGGCGCCTGATCAAGAAAGTGCGCCAGGCTGGCGCCAACCCCTTCGTCACCGACACCAACGCGCGCCGCTCGCCCCGGCGTACCGAGGCGGTGGGCCACCTGGAGGTGGCGAGCGCACACGGCTTCAACTGCCAGACCCTGGGGGCGCCGGTGCTGATCGCCGATGGGGTGGACGGCCTCCACGGCACCACGTACCCGACCGGGGGAACGCAGCCGGGGACGGTGGCGATCGCGGGCGCCATCGACGACGCCGAGGCCATCGTCGTCGCCAACCACGTCACCTTCCACCCCGAGGTCGGCTTCTGCGGCGCCCTCTACCACCTGGGCCTGGGGGCCCTGACCCGCGAGAGCAAGCTCGCCCTCAGCACGGTGGCGACCGAAGCCCTGGTGCTGGCAGGTGGCGCCCCGGCGGCTGCCGAGACCGCCTCCGAGCCGACCGCGCTGCCTCCGGATCTGCTGGCGGCAAGGGTCGCCGAGGCCTTCGGTGTCGTCCACCGTTCAAAGGGTGGCAAGATCCTCTACTGCAACATCCTGATGGACCTCACCCCCGACCCGGACGGGGCGAGCTGGAGCGACGCGGCGGTCATTCCGGACGTGGGGATCCTCGTCTCGCGCGACCCGGTGGGCCTCGACCAGGCCACGGCCGACTTCCTCAACATGCAGACAGGCATACCGGGCACCCGCCTGATGGACCCCGCCACCCCAGACAAGATCCGCAGCCTCGCCCCTGCCGCCGACTGGGACTACCTCCTGGAGTTGGTCGCCCGCGACGGGCTCGGCTCGCGCGATTACGAGCTGCTGATCATCTGAGGGTTAGCCCCCTTGCGGCCATGCGCGACGGGGTATAGAACCAAGGTACCCATATTTCTATATCTGGAGAGACATCATGCCCCGTCCCGACGGCCGCAAGCCCGACCAGCTCCGCCCCCTCACCATCCAGCGCGGCTTCACCAAGCACGCCGAAGGATCGGTGCTCATCAGCTTCGGTGACACCAAGGTCCTCTGCAACGCCAGCGTCGAAGAGCGGGTGCCTCCCTTCCTGAAGGGAACGGGCAAGGGCTGGGTGACCGCCGAGTACTCCATGCTCCCCCGGGCGACCCACACCCGCTCGTCGCGCGAGTCGAGCATCGGCAAGGTCGGCGGCCGCACCCACGAGATCCAGCGCCTCATCGGCCGCTCCCTGCGCGGGGTGTGCGACCTGTACGGCTTCGGCGAGCGTCAGATCACCCTCGACTGCGACGTGATCCAGGCGGACGGCGGGACCCGCACCGCCGCCATCACCGGCGCCTGGATCGCCCTCCACGACGCCTTCACGACCCTGGTCACCCAGGGCAAGCTCGATCGCATGCCCCGCCTGGATCCGCTCGCGGCCATCAGCGTCGGCGTGGTGGACGGCGAGGCCGTCCTCGATCTGTGCTACGACGAGGACTCGCGCGCCGAGACCGACATGAACGTGGTCGCCACCGGCTCGGGCCACTACGTCGAGGTCCAGGGCACCGCCGAGGGCGAGCCCTTCGACCGGCAGATGGTCAACCGCATGCTCGATCTGGCGGATGCGGGGATCCAGGAGCTGATCGCCGCCCAGCGCCAGGCGATCCGCCAGCCGGTCGAGGCCTAGTCCCTCGCACCGCTGGAGCGATCGTTGACCCTGGACGGCTCGACCTTCGAACCTCACGAGGCGCTGCTGCCCAGGCCGCAGATCGCGGCCTGGGCAGCAGCGCCCGGCGTCTCTACCTGGATCTTGGCGGCTGGACCCGGATGGGGCAAGACGTGCGCGGCGCGCCTGATCGCGGACGCCCTGGGCCTGCCCCAGTACTGGCTACAGTGCGCCCCGAGCACCCTTGCGCGACTCGCCCATGCGCTCGATCTCGGCGACTCCGTCGAGCCCGAAGCGCTCGCCGAGGCCCTGCGGAGCCACCTGCTCGCGCGCTACCCCGACGGGGCCACCCTGGTACTCGACGAGGGCGAGCATTCGCTCAACGATCCGAACCTCACCCGCTTCATGCAAGCTTGGTTCGCCCATGCGACGCCCGCTTTCCGCAACCTCCTCACCACCCGGAGCCGCCCGCCCATCCGCTTCGCCCGCAAGCTCGCCGAAGGAACGGCGGTCCTGCTCGACGCCCAGGCCTTACGGCTCTCGGAAGACGAGATCGCAGCGTGGCTCCAGGACAGGCCTCACTACCACGCGCTCGCCGATGCGCTTGCCGGCTGGCCGCTCGGGATCAAGGCCCTCTCGCGGCTCGAGAACCCGAACCATGCCGCCACCTTCATCGAGCTCCTGGTCTACGAGGAGCTCCTGGCCCCGCTACCGGCCGCACTGCGCCGAGCGGCCCGCACCCTCTCGCTCCTCGTAGCGCCGAGCATCGAGACCGTCCCGCTCGTCGAGATCGCCTCGCCCGAAGCCGAGGCCCTCTTCTTCTGGGGGCTCGTACAGGGCAACGCCTTCACCTGGCATCCTCTCGCACGGAAGCTCCTGCGCGACGAGTGGCGCACGCACGAGCTTGCCAGCCGCCAGGCCGAGCTGCTGCAGCGCGTCGCGAGCGTGCTCGCGCCGCGCGCCCCGGGCCAGGCCATCTCGCTCTTGCACGAGGCGGGGGATGAGGAAGCAGCGGTCACCGTGCTGCGCCAACAGGCCATCGCGCTGCGGCTCTCGGGACAGTTCGAACAACTCGCCCACCTGGTCGCGCTCTTCGGCGAGCGCCGCGGCACAGACCCCCGTCTGATGCTCATCGACGGCCTCCTGCAAGAGGCCAAGGGCTTCGTCGCCGAGGCCCGAGCGCGCTACCAAGCAGCCGCCGACGTCTTCGACCGGCAAGGCGATCGCCCCCGACTGCTGGAAGCCTACAACTACCTCATGCGCCTGGCCTTCGACCAGGACGATTTCGAGACCTTCGCCCGCATCCAAGCAGCGGCTTCCCCGCTCGTGGCGGACGGCGAGCTGACCGACCGGATCGAGCACCTCAACTTGCTGGGTTGCTATCACTACGCCCTGGGCGACGAGGAGAGGGCCAGCCATCACTTCCTGCGGGTGCTGGACTTCCCCCACTTCGACCAGCTGGCGATCGCGACCAACCATCAGATCGCCGCGACCAACCTGGGCATCACCAAGATGAACCGGGGCGCGTTCGCCGAGGCGACCCGCCACTTCCAGCATGCGGTCGCACTCTCGGACGCCTTCCGGTTCCGGCGCCCCCTGCGGCGGCGCGTGCTCCTCTACATGGCATTGATCGCCTTCCACCTCGGCGATCGGGCGCAGGGCGAGCGCCTCTACCAAGAACAAGCGAGTGATCCGGAGCCGCCTGAGAACAGCCACACGCGCTGCCACCTGCTGATGCAGGAGGCGGACTGCCTCCTCTTGCAGAACGAGCACACGCAGGCCGAGGCGAAGTACCTGGAGGTCCTCGCCCTCCTGAGCGCGGGGGGCAACGAGGAGCGCATCGACCTGGCCAACACCCTCAGCCGCCTTGCGATCATTCGCCGGCGCCGCGAAGAGTGGGGCCCGGCCCTCCAGCTGCACGCGCAAAGCATGCAGGGCGTCGAGCGGTGGGTCCTCCACAAGGCCCTCTTCCTGATGCACTGGGGGCTGACCCTGCTGGTCGCAGGCGCGGACGCCGAGGCCCTCGAGAAGCTCGAAGCCGCGCACGCCAACCTCCAGGGGAGCACGGCCCTGACCCTCGAGCTCGACATTTTCTTGATCCTGGCGGTGGCGCAGGAGCGATGCGGCCAGCACGAGGCGGCACGCCGAACGCTCGATGCGGCCGTCGCGCAGATCCAGCAGCTCGGCATCTTTTACGCCCCGGTCGCCCTGAGCGAGATCAACGACACGCTGTGGCGCCTGCTCGCGCAGCACGGCCACCATGCCCTGCTCGCCAAGATCGAGTCGCTCTTCCCGGAGGAGGCCGCCGCGGTCCGCCAGTCGCTCGCACGCAAGGGGCCGGACGCCGCCCCCCTGCTGCCTCCGCTCGCGCCGGCCGCCCTCCAGATTCGCTGCTTCGGCAGCCTCGAGGTCTCGCGCGGCTCGCAGCCCCCCGCTCACTGGCCGCGCAAGAAGGCCAAGGCGCTGCTGGGTCTCCTGCTCTTCTCGCCCCAGGGGCTCAGCCGCGAGGCGCTCTGCGACGCGCTCTTCGCCGAGTCGGACGAGGCCCAGCCCGAGCGCCACCTGCACGACCTCACGAGCGCGCTGCGCAAGCTCCTGGAACCATCGCTCGCACCCCGGCAGCCCTCGCGCTACCTGACGATCAAGGACGGCTGGTACCACCTCTCGCTCGAAGGCGCCAGGTGGGACGTGGCGGAATTCGAGCGGGCCTACGCGGACGGCAAGCGCGCCTGGGAGGCAGGGGATCGTGAAACGGCGATCGCCGCATACGAGGCCGCCGTCGGTCTCTACCGTGCCGACCTGCTGAGCGAACCCTTGCTTGCGGGCTGGTTCGAGACCGAGCGGCAACGCTACCGGGTGCTCCTGCTCGAGATGCTCTTCCGGCTCTCGGATCACCACCTCGAAAACGACCACGTGGAGCGGGGCCGAAGCTTCACCGAGCGGATCTTGCAGCTCGATCCAGCCAACGAAGAGGCGCATCGCCGCCTCATGCAGCTCTACAGCCGCTTCGGCCAGCGCGAGCTGGTACGCAAGCAATACGAACAGTGCGTCAGGGCGCTGCGCCAGGCCTTCGACGCCGCTCCTGCCGCCGAGACGCTCGTCTTGCTCGATCGCCTCACCCAATCGTGAAGGCCTCCCCGAGTGGGGAGGCCTTCACGATTGATGGGGCCGCGAACGCTACCGGATCGCATGCTCCGCGAGCTGCTGGCGCCGCCCCTCGTCCCTCAGGAAGATCTCGAAGACGTTGAGCGGGATCCCGTGCCCATAACTCAGGGCCTTGCTCAAGGCCTCGAGCTGGTAATCGGGCATGGCGGCCATCTGCTCGGGCGTGATCTTCTTGCCGTTGTCCGCCCAGACCAGGTCGCCCTTGACCTCGAACAGCTTGCCGTCGACCTCGTGGTGGCCGAAGTTGAGCATGCGCTTCTCGGCGATGGCCGCCTCGCGCCCCTTGGCGTCGGTCTTGGCCTGGTCGTGGATCCCGTCGTCAGGGGTGGGGTCGGGGACCATGACCGTCTTGGCGAGCGCTTCGAGCTCCTTGGCGCCAGCCTGGTGGGCCTTGAGATCGAAAGGCTGGCCCTGTATGTCGGCGACGATCTTGAGCTGGTAATCCGGCATGGCCGCGAGTTGCTCGCGCGAGACCTTGGTCCCCGTGTCGGCCCACACGAGCTCCTTGTCCTTCAGGGCGAAGAGTTTGCCATCAACCTTCTCGTGGCCGAAGTCGAGCAACT
The DNA window shown above is from bacterium and carries:
- a CDS encoding TetR/AcrR family transcriptional regulator, with product MAADTRERLTAEERRAQILRCATAVFARSNYRVAGMAEIAKEAGISEPTVYKHFTSKKQLFLTILDRVGDSTLRHWQELASDAPDPLTLLRRIGTSQYEIVLKRPDTLKIQFQALSEVEDDEIRAALRRHFASYADFLMKVLDAGRAARLLAADLDVTAAAWQLISVGFTLNLASLLGFEEEFSRERMQLMGDQMILTFGSGQGAAPLESGSDGASGFRTHRKGS
- a CDS encoding DUF362 domain-containing protein, with the translated sequence MTAEVYFAQRRATGGGGLMDKIEQLLDAAGLAQIVASGDRVAVKTHFGEPGNTTHIRPEILRRLIKKVRQAGANPFVTDTNARRSPRRTEAVGHLEVASAHGFNCQTLGAPVLIADGVDGLHGTTYPTGGTQPGTVAIAGAIDDAEAIVVANHVTFHPEVGFCGALYHLGLGALTRESKLALSTVATEALVLAGGAPAAAETASEPTALPPDLLAARVAEAFGVVHRSKGGKILYCNILMDLTPDPDGASWSDAAVIPDVGILVSRDPVGLDQATADFLNMQTGIPGTRLMDPATPDKIRSLAPAADWDYLLELVARDGLGSRDYELLII
- a CDS encoding enoyl-CoA hydratase/isomerase family protein translates to MAVESQIKSALNAKPLPIFKVGVVGGGAMGGGIAQVVSNAGLPVIIKDINQDAVDKGLAAARKVYEGRVKKGKMSASEMEQKMALVSGTTTWDGFDDVDLVIEAVTEKMDIKKAVFAELDKVTPKHAILASNTSALSVSELGSVTSRPGKVAGLHFFNPAPVMKLVEVIAGKESTDETMATLLAFCKDIRKHPVLVKDGAGFLVNRLLLASFNEAVTALQEGAATAEQIDMVVPTKGFPMGPFTLADMLGVEVCNEVVHTLHDAFGNRFQPTELLDWMVAEGRWGQKKGAGFYSYNDEATNPVPGKIDAIIAKNGKAKVPFEVDRFILPMINEAAILIEDGVAAAEDVDPAMQMGTGMGRGPLMLADMMGLDTVVERLKFYQTELGDRFKPAPLLEKMVAEGKLGAKSGQGFHAHEAVEEGQKTRTFIKVQQDEAVAVVTIDNPPANALNSAVIFELHEVLLELEADNTTKAIVLTGAGQMAFVAGADIKEIAEIKSGPEAKQMVAAANEVFNRIEALKKPIIVAVNGFCLGGGCELAMACHIRIASDKARFGQPEINLGIIPGFGGSQRLPRIIGYGNATEWLLTGDMYTAQQALRVGLVQKVVPAGDEVAQAVALAKKIATKGRLAIQYMMEALHGGQNKPIKEAVKLENEKFGAVCETEDKQIGVKAFITKTQPKFVDR
- a CDS encoding thiolase family protein; this encodes MKQVVLVDGIRTPFGNFGGALKDLNAPELGRIVLAELLARNPQAADAIDQVIMGSCGQGSEAPNLARVVALKAGIPLDKPAYTVHRNCGSGMQAIINGFQEIQAGDAEVLAVGGIESMSSYPYISRDMRFGKRIRHAEFIDSMWEGLTDPVCNLLMGQTAENLVEEFGLTREEQDQYAVNSHKKAFRAARSGNFAEEIMTVNVPKKAGGKDVAPEPVSTDEGPNPALSLQMLSMYPTIFKKGGSVTPGNACGTNDGAVALLMMTEDKAQALGYKPMAIIRSYVNVGLEPERMGMGPAYAIPKALAKAGLTLDQMDVIEVNEAFAAQVLSVAKKLELDMDKLNPNGGAIALGHPVGASGARLALTLSRELQRRGAKYGVASLCIGGGQGIAMVLENPNA
- the rph gene encoding ribonuclease PH; this encodes MPRPDGRKPDQLRPLTIQRGFTKHAEGSVLISFGDTKVLCNASVEERVPPFLKGTGKGWVTAEYSMLPRATHTRSSRESSIGKVGGRTHEIQRLIGRSLRGVCDLYGFGERQITLDCDVIQADGGTRTAAITGAWIALHDAFTTLVTQGKLDRMPRLDPLAAISVGVVDGEAVLDLCYDEDSRAETDMNVVATGSGHYVEVQGTAEGEPFDRQMVNRMLDLADAGIQELIAAQRQAIRQPVEA